CGCAATCACAAAGGCAATCAAAGTCTATGCTTTTTTACTCATATTTTAGAGAATTATTTGCTGAAGCAAGCAACTGGCATTTAGGTACAACGGCATATGACTGTCCACCATTATGGCCCCTTTACATGTTATCTGGTGGAGCCCCTCTCACATGTCACATGGCTATAATGGGATCAAATGTTCTTTTCATAATAATTAACTTTCCATCTTGGTTTTGCATTATCAAGATCGAGTCAAGGGGGTGTTAGTTTATAAGTTTcaaataacttaatttaaatcaattaaaacgatattattttgatgaatatataataaaataatattatttaaagttatttttgtttgattataataccaaattaattttctttaagctGAGCCAAGCTcgatttaatttaagaaaagttTGTTAAGTTTGAACATAAATTTGTGTTCGACtctttcaaatcaaatagaATTCGAATTACTCCAAACTCGAGTTTATCtcaatttagatcaaattaatttctaattaaaatagagTCAAACCTAAATATGGATTGACTTAAAttctatttgattattaaaaatttagttttagttGGTGATGGCATTAATGGAGAAATCGTTCAAACgtaatagaaaaaaagaaaaaaggtcatgaaaaataataaagaaaacttattaaaaaaaattatcgcaAAAGATGAATATATCAATAACTCAAACTGGAGATGAGGCTACCCAATTCCAGTTTGAATACTTTCAAATTGAACATTGATTCACTTCTGCCCAAACCGAACCCTAAGTTACCTCAGGGTAATGAATGGTTCATACTCGGGTAAATAGGGCCGCCTAGCTTTAATCTATTCCAACAAAGAAGAACTAGGAGAAGCAGCTTGTTGGGAGTAAAGTCGCAAACGCAATGAGAGGTATTGATGCCACTTCTTAGCTTTCTTTCTATTATTGACTTTAGAAGCAAAAATAAGTGAGCATGGTCCCCACGACACTCTGGCGTTCTATCTTAGCCACAACATGCATCTAATTGTACTGTAATTTCAGCTTCACATTCACTGCACCACACAACATGATACAAATGGCTTGCTTTGGCTTCATTGAACTTTACCGAAAAGGCAATTATTTTGATGATTCATATCATTCAATGCTTCTGAGGGATTCACAGATAAAACAAAGGTAAACATTCAgaggttaattttaaaaaataatataatttaaagaaagttaatataaaattattagattaaaaatatttattatttaatgttatccaataaatttatttaataaactcgttttaaaatttaattatgtcaCTCTAATatcattgatattttttatatttaaaattcttttctcCGCTTTTTCAAACGTTACACGTGATACGTATGTGCTGTAGTTGCATGGATAATCGTAAGTCACATGCTAATTGACAAGACAGTGAACTATGTTGGAGTAGGCCTGTTGCACGGCAGCTAACCCCAGGACGGCCCAACATGGCCTGGAAACAAGACAGTCCAGAACACAATGGGGCCTTCCCGCCAATCGCTAAGTCGAAGGCCTTCCGGACGTTTCACCATTAATGAAATTCAAATCTTGAGGAGGAGTCACTCTGCTTAAGGGTCAGATGATACCTAAACCCTCAAAGTGGCCAATAGCCGATATGTTAGGGCCTGTAAAACAATTAAGAAGGCTTTTACTCatggttttttaaattgatagtaaaattatatatttttaatattttttaagggaTTGTGCTAAATCAACCCATAAATTTTACTTAAGATCTCAATATGGTTTGTATAGTCTATGAGCTTGACATGACCCATATTTTCGTTTCGTGAGTCATGTCGAAAATGGGGTTTTGTAGATTTCATGCCATAATTCTCATTTTCATCAACTAATTTACTCTCAAAATCCTTTCCTCCTTGTGCCTAGGAACTACATGTAATATGATAAGGCAAAGGGATGATTGAAGAAGTCTTCAATCCAACTTGATTATAgtataatgaatattaaatatGGTTTGTCCATGTTTTGTGGTTTTTTGCCTTCTTTTGGATTTCTGTTTAGGTTATAACTTGGCTGAAGTCACGCttgtaataaataaaagctTGGTTACCTTTAGGTAGTGTCAAAGTTTAAATTAACGAGAAGTATGGATAAACTTGAATGCaaacatatgaaaaaatattgtaaattttaaagtatattaCTAGTTTTTACACAGATTAgtggaaaattttaataatctgtTGCTACGGTATCACTATTATTTGAGTTATACGAGATTACAGattaaatagattaaaacaTGCAAGTAGACCTTTTTGTGTCTAACTTAATAGTATACTTGGCTGTTTTGTCTGTCAAGTCTTAGGCATGCGTCCCTTTTTCCATTGTTCAGAATTTAGTAGCTTGACAGTGtaatttcctttccttttgcAGACCAGTTTACCTTGATGTCGAGTGGAATTGTCCACCCCTAAAATCCTTGCGTCTGTTTTATTTCTACACTTCAGTAATTCATCTTACAcagaaaaaattagtttaatcatGTTTCTTGCGTCTTAATTTATAGCTTAATCATAAACCCAACTTTTCTGTCATGTTATAAAGACAATTTCTCCATGGAAAGTCCTAAACTCGATCTATAAGAAATAGTTTTAGCCTGTTGCTGTAGCTGTTGAATCTTACCTATCACTAACCCCATTAACACCCTTATGACCATCAAGTTATTAGTTATGGTATCCAAATTCAATATGCGTTTAGGATTCAAAATTATCGTTTCCCATGAAAGCATTctgaataaacaaaaaatattatttattttccatgAGAATGATAGCCCACGATCGAGATCAACCAGCCAATAAGAACAATGAACCTGGACTAGTTCATGATGTTAAGGTTTTCTTATTCTATAATTGTGACCCCTTTTCAATCAAGAACGTTGATGTAATATTGGTTATTAACATATTGTTACTTAACCTATCTATAGTCAGCCTGCGTACTTTCTTTTGTCCATGCATGCTTGTTTTGCAGAAAGAAACTACCGATAAAATGGGAAAATCATTGATTCATTCTCACTGAAGATggaagataaatttaataaggAATACAGAGAAGACATGAATATCCATAATCATGATTAACTGGATTTAATCttgttaacttttaatttaaagcTTCAGATACCATTAATATTTACATGCACGTTCATCATGACAATGAATCCCAACCAGGCTTCACTTGTCAAAATATGTCTCCCATGTCTTCTTGGTTCCGGAGTTCTTGACTCTAACTATCCTTCTTAATCTTGgatagattaaataaatcaaacaaatattcaaataatatttaaccaaaCAGAATTGTGATCAAGATTATAATTCAGTGTAAGTCTAGGCGgtcataaaattttttactcttCAACCTACCCTGTTTTATGATTAGATATACGGTAAAACTATCAGGTCCCATCCATGCTCTAAACCAAAAATATTCTGTGTACATAAAATAACAGAGGATACCATGTGTACCAAAGTTGTGAGTATCCAATTTGTtacaaagataatatattatcatgtgattatgaCTCTATTATATAAAGATTTATCGTCTAAATACCTAATTGGATtgaagataatatattatcatgtgattaggaCTCTATcatatgaaaatttatcatttaaatatctaattagatatttaaaactgagtgtaaatagttttatgaaaataatatatatatgtttatcccATTGCAGTTTCTGTCTCAAGTGTTCTCTGTTGAAATGGCGTTGCTAATCATTCTCCTATCTCTTCCCATCTTCCTCTTGCTTCTTTTCCAAAGATACAGACCAACCAAAAATGTCCACAGGCCACCTGGCCCTCGAGGTCTTCCATTAATTGGTAACTTGCATCAATTTGAGAACTCAAACCCTCAACGGTATCTTTGGAATCTCTCTAAACAGTATGGCCCTCTTATGTCTTTAAGACTTGGTTTCGTGCCAACCTTGATTGTATCCTCCGCAAAAATGGCGAAAGAGGTCTTAAAAACCCATGATCTTATATTTTGTAACAGGCCTTCTTTGCTCGGTCAACAGGTGTTATCTTACCGCGGCGTAGACTTAGCTTTTGCACCATACAGTGATTACTGGAGAGAGATGAGGAAAATATGCGTTGTTCATCTCTTCAATTCCAACAGAGTGCAACAGTTTCGTCCGATTCGAGAAGATGAAGTCTCCCGTATGAttgagaaaataatgaaatcagTTGCTGCTTCTAAACTTGTCAACTTAAGTGAGTTAATGATGTCGCTTACCAGCACCATTACTTGCAGAGTTGCTTTTGGCAAGagaaatgaagatgaaggaGCTGAAAGAAGCAGATTTCATACACTGCTTAATGAAACACAGGCTATGTTTGGAAGCTTCTTCTACTCAGATTATATCCCTTTTCTGGGCTGGGTTGATAAACTCACTGGTATGATCAGTCGTCTGCAGAAGAACTTCAAcgaatttgataaattttatgatgaacTTCTTGCCGAGCATCTGGATCCAAAGAGACCAAAGAGTTCCCAGGAGGATATAATTGACGTTTTGCTCCAAATTCGGAAAGAACGTGGGTTTAAAATTGATCTTACATGGGATCAAATTAAAGGAGTGCTCATGGTACGTCCTTTCATCCATGTAGTCTAGGAAGCAGGGGAGCGCACCATGGGGTGTGTTTTGATTTTCCAAAATGTTTTCATTTTCGAAACGCCCCAAAAGTGTTATGAAACGCTTGGGAGGCGTTTCGAAAATACGAAAAGTTTTAAAAtgcattttaagaaaaaaaaattgctcttttccttaattttttagtccattaaaaaataattttatatattactaTCTTTTTGGTCTCCTCTCTGACATAAAAACTCATCTCCTTTTCGTCTTTaactttttcaattattaataaacactaaaaaaatgattttatcagatttaatatatttatttgattgttaGTTGATAGATTAAATACGCTAAGTATATATttacttttgttaaaaaaatgtatcttataaaaaaaagtttttattttttgtttaataaaatttagtatttataagaataattgatatacttttcatatttatacGTTTATGTgcgatttatttaaaaaatatatatttttcagagTTCCCGATTGCTAGCTACGGTGATATGGGCATGCAGTTTAGCTTCTTCAGTCCGAATTCTCgtttgaaaaacttattgaTATCCATATTTTCTTTGCAGAACGTTTTTGTTGGTGGCACAGACACAGGTGCAGCTACGGTGATATGGGCGATGACCTACCTAATGAAGAATCCTGGAGCCATGAAAAAACTTCAAGAAGAAATCAGAAACAAAATTGGTGACAAAGGTTTCGTAAATGAAGATGATGTTCAGAGATTCCCTTATCTTAAAGCTGTAGTGAAAGAGACAATGAGATTGCAACCAACTGTTCCATTGCTAGTCCCAAGAGAAACGACAGAAAATTGCAGGCTGAATGGATACGAAATACCACCTAAAACAATGGTTTATGTGAACGCATGGGCGGTAGGAAGAGACCCTGAAGCTTGGGAAAAGCCAGAAGAATTTAATCCAGATAGATTCAATGGCAGTTCCATTGATCTGAAAGGACAAAACTTTGAGTTAATACCATTTGGTGGAGGCCGAAGAATTTGTCCAGGGATATATATGGGACTTGCAATCGTGGAGCTTGTTCTTGCAAATCTTGTTTACAAATTTGACTGGGAAATGCCAACTACAATGATGAAGGAAGAGTTAGACTTTGATGTTTTGCCTGGCGTTACCATGCATAAGAAGACTCCTCTCCGGCTTATGGCTAGGAACCATGTATGAATAAGAATTGATCAAATTAGAGAGCAGCTTATTTGAGGTATGTTATGTAATTTACATCCTTTAATGATCTATATTTCACCGTATTTGCACACATGATGTGTCAGTACTCAGTAATAACAAGTCAACTTATGTTTCCAATTGATCGTAGATATTTCAGAATTATAagtatcaaatataattttataatttgaatcaagtaTCATGCATAGAGTTAGTTACTAAAGGTGGAAAACAGAATAAAGgtggatttaatttgaattggttcggtttaaatttatattacttaatttaagtttaagtttgaattcattcaaatgaatataagtataattgatgaagaaaacaatattataaaattagtgaataatatatttaaagatataaataagttaaatttgaattaagatataaaattaaaattaatattaaaattaaaaataaaatttaattagtttaagttaaataataaatttaatctaagTTAACTTAATCTACCTCAAAAAATGAGCCTACTCCCACATCACTTTATTCGGATGCTCTCTAAACCTTAGGGATAGGTCGATTTTGGCCCTTGTATTAAAAGTCTTGCATTCGGGAATGTGCTAGCTGCCAAATATGCGTTAGGGCATAAGTGTGAGAAGCTTACACTGTGTTTTTTATAACATATTCAAGGGGTAAGTGTAAAAAATATACTCTGAGAGGGTCAAAGTTATcttaaaaaggccaaatgacttattcccataGGAGGTAtagtgaatttttaaatttttatttatcaatttttaaaaatttaaacattcatctgtaattaaatttttatcaaaaattttaattaatattagggattaaatcattatttaacaaaatattaaaattttaccatatttttttctcatatttaaaaaattatatttttctcccaacctaaggtttaaaaagtgacaaaaccCTCTCAAaagtttgttcctcttcctctgGCGCCAATCTCACTTTCCTTGACCGTCGACCGTCCTCTCTTCCCCTCTTATCTCTCTTCTGTTCTCTCTCTATAATCTTTCCAATCATTTTCTATCGAAAATGAAAACGAAGACAAAATTGTCTTCGTTGGAAGAAAGACGTGTCGTCTTCATTTGAGATAAAGACCATCAgattacaaatgatattcaggatttcaggtctagatttataattttgtaaactttagattgtaaattaaatacaattataaataaaaaataacataaattaaaatatctataatttataatttataaataaaattatatcataattaaaatatttatatttataatatataaataaaataataatataattaaaaaattatgatatatcagaataaattatactaataacattataaattttaataattagagaAGAGATAGGAAAGAAAGCATACACTATATTAAGAGCACTTAAAAAGAGATACAAGAAAtagaattcaaaataaagaCCTCAAGCGTATCTAATTTCTCTGTCTAAAACAAAAATGAGGGCCTACAATACAACCAATTAAAAACAGTTGCGTGAGTAAATTTAGGCTACTCCGGATGAAAAATCAAGAATTCATTATCACCATTAGATGAAGTTGTTAGAGTTTATAatctgaagaaaaaaatttaataaaatttatatttttttaatattattaataaaataataattatatttttatttaaattttttaaacctaataaatatatatttattttcacatATTAATATACtggtgaaaaataattttttggccTTTGATAAAACGTATTATTACCTCTTTTGAAAAGACCTTCCGTTGTAGAACCCATCTCCACGCTGAGGTGTCATCTAATTATTGAACACTTCAACCAGTCCCAATAGAAAATTGATCAAGTCTGAATTCGTAACCGGAACGGCTTTGCCCGGAACCAAAGTGGGTATTGGGTTGACAGAGACACAATGCGTAGCAGAATATAATCTGTATGGATCCAATGACAGGACACGTGTAAAAAGCAAAGAGCCAAGTCAATATCAAATTGGATTAttataaagaaaggaaaaaaagctCCATCACCACTttcactaaaaatttttctctaatACAACGAACGAACAACTTGCAAGGGGACCCATTGTGGTTGAAATTATGCAACAAAGAACATGTCCTGCTTACATTTCCAACTTAACCCCGTGACTCTAGAAATTACATTTATTGCTTCTTAAGTTTTCTGTCACATCTTGCTAACTGGCTCATAATTTGGTACTCGTACCAACAAAGCaacaatgtattattatttcCCCTGATAATGCAATTAATACACACAATGAAATCAATTCATCAAAATTGTTCCAACCAAAGGAAGGAACCccaaattattagaaaaaaaaaaaaaaaaagagaaaggccCCCAATCCCCATCAATCTGTACACATATATCAAAGAATGGTTAAACAATGACAACGAGGGGGCGTAATGAAAAAAGAATCATTAATAGCTTGTTTTCATTGGTGAAAAGTCAATGTTTACCCTAAATAAGGCATCctaaataaaacaacaataaaatattataaaaatcttcCCTTccttcaattattaaaatctgaCATCATCGTCTTGTGGAATCAGTCTGGATACTTACAACTTGtatgaatatatttaaaaaaacaatcacTTTCAAATGGCGATATTTTTAAGATGCCGCCCATTTCTGGAGGAGATAAGCACCACTCACTAACTGCCGTCTTGCTCCAAATGTTGCCCTTTGAATTCGGCTGAACTTGGATGGACCTCGAGCTCAGACTTTACCGattcaacaaatttaaactcTATATACTGTAGTTGAACCGAATTTGAGgcaattactattttttttaactcatttCCATTATATCCCTatgcattaataataaaattatgtatgattttatctataaatattatattattatataattaaatattattttattttttatttttaattatttaatcatataaaatatatcattattatttatatattattatcgtTATTCAatcatacaatttttttttattaatagaaataCAGCACGCCGGTCAAATAATTTGGCCTAACaccttaaaatatttattaacagTATACTAATTAAAGACCAGAATACATTAAAACCtaacaaaagcaagaaaagaagaCAGCTGACAGCTTCATTTTCCACAGCTGACTTGATATACTAGAAAAAATGAAGGACGCAAATACATACAcgtaatattttgataaagattGTACAAGTTAAAAGCAtattacaatttacaaattgaaatattttttatttaataaaataaaatacataaataataatatattattatataattaaatattattttatttttaatttttaaatatttaattatataataatatataattatttattaaaaaattatacatataatattattctttttatgtGTTGATATTGTgagatttgataaaaatttatatattgataaaaatataaaacaccaATAGTGagattgaaataatttgaattaatatctttataataaaattatatgtatttagttttaatattaaattgagaTTTGAGATAATCCAATACactatttgaatatttaattatatatttaaaactaaatatatataatttttcatatttttatatattaataattatattaagtgATAAAAGTATTTTGAGTTATcaaactatcaattttttttcttttattaagaggactctctctctctctctttctatatatttatttattgaataaattgaatttttggattcttttattgaatgaatcaaataatcatattttcttataaaataaaataaatttaaagtatttattattgaagattttgaataaatataataaaaaaatttgttttgttttcttctaaaaaaatgattaatttgacATCGTTATATAATATAGCAAAAGTTTATActatttaatatgaataagagcaaattttgtctcttttttaaacttaaaaattcagtaaattccttcaattgaaaatagaattttgtgaaaaaatttataaaaaaaaaaggtcatagTTAAGATACCTCCATATATTGTCATCTTTTACATTTATCATGATAAattggataaaataaaataaaaatctaataataaaactatgtttatttatttaaaataaataaataaataaatatttatttatatgtattaatataataatatatataaatatgtatataattacgTAGGATCGTTGAAATTCTAATTACTGATCAACTTTGAAGCCTATTTAGTGAGGTTCTGCTTTTGAATTTCTTGTAAGATTCAACACAATGGCATTGCTAGTTATCCTTCTGTTTCTtccaattttcttcttctttcttctccaaaaacaaaaaccactCAAAAGTAATCGTCTGCCACCTGGTCCTCGGGCGCTTCCCTTAATTGGCAATCTGCACCAGTTTGATGGTTCAAACCCTAAGAAGATGTGGAAGCTTTCTAAAAACTATGGCCCTCTCATGTCCCTGCGTCTTGGTTCAGTTCCAGCCATTTTAGTTTCATCACCAAAAATGGCTAAAGAGGTCATGAAGACGCAGGATCTGGCATGTTGCAGTAGGCCTGCCTTGCTTGGCCCACAAACTTTGTCTTACAATGGCTTAGACTTGGCGTTTTCACCTTACGATGATTACTGGAGAGAAATCAGGAAAATTTGCGTTGTTCATCTCTTCAACTCTAACAGAGTTCAACAATTTCGACCCATTAGAGAAGATGAAGTTGCTCGTCTGACGAAAAAGATATCGAAAGCTACTGCTGCTTCTAAGACAATCAACTTGAGTGAGCTTATGTTCTCTCTGACGAGCACAATTATTTGCAGGGTTGGATTTGGAAAGAGGTACGAGGAAGATGGAATTGAGAGAAGTAGATTCCAGGCTCTTCTTAATGAAACTCAGGCCTTGTTGATAAGCTTCtttttttcagattattttCCTTTCATGGGCTGGCTTGACAAGCTCACAGGAATGAGGCGTCGCCTTGATAACAACTTCAAGGCTTTTGACAAATTTTACCAAGAACTCATTGAAGAGCATTTAGATCCCAACAAACCTGAAAATGATCAAGAGGATATAATTGATGTTCTACTGCAAATTCGGAAAGAGCGTGGATTTAAATTTGACCTCACTTCTGATCACATCAAAGCAGTGCTCGCGGTATCATAAAGCAATTTTTCTGAGCTTTATTTCGTACatactataaattttaatatgtctcattattttggtttttctttgcTGCAGGATGTATTTGTTGCTGGGACAGATACGAGTGCAGCTACAGTGGTGTGGGCGATGACCTTGCTTATGAAGAATCCTAGAGTAATGAAGAAAGTTCAAGAAGAAATCAGGTCTGAAGTTGGAAACAAAGGTTTTGTAGATGAAGATGATGTTCAGAATCTGCCATATCTCAAAGCTGTAGTGAAAGAGACGATGAGACTGCAACCAACAGTTCCTTTTTTGGTCCCAAGAGAAACAATTGAGAAGTGCGTCATAGAGGGATATGAAGTACCGCCTAAAACACTTGTTCTTGTGAATACATGGGCGATAGGAAGGGACCCTGAAGCTTGGGAGAACCCAGAAGAATTTTATCCCGAGAGATTCATAGGGAGTTCTATTGACTTTAAAGGGCAACACTTTGAGTTGATACCATTTGGTGCAGGTAGGAGAATTTGTCCAGGGTTATTTATGGGAATTGCGACTGTGGACCTTGCACTTTCTAATCTTCTGTACAAATTTGATTGGGAAATGGTGCCTGGGATGAAGAAAGAAGACTTGGATTTTGATGTTCTACCAGGTATTACCATGCACAAGAAAAATCCTCTCCTTCTGATGGCTAGGCCCCGTAAATAAGAGAGTCAGAAACATTGAGCATATTGATATGTCAATGAAGtgttttaactttttcaaatgtAGAGAGCCCCCTGTGTGATCGATACTGCACTGCAGATCGAAGTTCATAATAATGCTTCCCTTGCTTATTATTCTTTCTTATGGATGCTGATGGATATGTGCCTATTGCAGCAACAGTTTCAAGTTTAAACTACTGCTAAGAAATATCCCATTTTCATTCATAAACTGGTAATTTTAATAGGCAAAACCATAAAGGATAAACTCCAATTGATTGAAAATTGATGCACTTATAGaagttataaattttgtttgtatgTTTGAGCTGAAAAAATTTCAGTC
This is a stretch of genomic DNA from Mangifera indica cultivar Alphonso chromosome 11, CATAS_Mindica_2.1, whole genome shotgun sequence. It encodes these proteins:
- the LOC123230063 gene encoding cytochrome P450 83B1-like, with the protein product MALLIILLSLPIFLLLLFQRYRPTKNVHRPPGPRGLPLIGNLHQFENSNPQRYLWNLSKQYGPLMSLRLGFVPTLIVSSAKMAKEVLKTHDLIFCNRPSLLGQQVLSYRGVDLAFAPYSDYWREMRKICVVHLFNSNRVQQFRPIREDEVSRMIEKIMKSVAASKLVNLSELMMSLTSTITCRVAFGKRNEDEGAERSRFHTLLNETQAMFGSFFYSDYIPFLGWVDKLTGMISRLQKNFNEFDKFYDELLAEHLDPKRPKSSQEDIIDVLLQIRKERGFKIDLTWDQIKGVLMNVFVGGTDTGAATVIWAMTYLMKNPGAMKKLQEEIRNKIGDKGFVNEDDVQRFPYLKAVVKETMRLQPTVPLLVPRETTENCRLNGYEIPPKTMVYVNAWAVGRDPEAWEKPEEFNPDRFNGSSIDLKGQNFELIPFGGGRRICPGIYMGLAIVELVLANLVYKFDWEMPTTMMKEELDFDVLPGVTMHKKTPLRLMARNHV
- the LOC123229146 gene encoding cytochrome P450 83B1-like, with amino-acid sequence MALLVILLFLPIFFFFLLQKQKPLKSNRLPPGPRALPLIGNLHQFDGSNPKKMWKLSKNYGPLMSLRLGSVPAILVSSPKMAKEVMKTQDLACCSRPALLGPQTLSYNGLDLAFSPYDDYWREIRKICVVHLFNSNRVQQFRPIREDEVARLTKKISKATAASKTINLSELMFSLTSTIICRVGFGKRYEEDGIERSRFQALLNETQALLISFFFSDYFPFMGWLDKLTGMRRRLDNNFKAFDKFYQELIEEHLDPNKPENDQEDIIDVLLQIRKERGFKFDLTSDHIKAVLADVFVAGTDTSAATVVWAMTLLMKNPRVMKKVQEEIRSEVGNKGFVDEDDVQNLPYLKAVVKETMRLQPTVPFLVPRETIEKCVIEGYEVPPKTLVLVNTWAIGRDPEAWENPEEFYPERFIGSSIDFKGQHFELIPFGAGRRICPGLFMGIATVDLALSNLLYKFDWEMVPGMKKEDLDFDVLPGITMHKKNPLLLMARPRK